The following nucleotide sequence is from Thermomicrobiales bacterium.
ATTCGCCAGCCATTGGAAATTCATCACGCAAAGTCTGAAGGTCAACCGATTGAGCCACGCAAAGCCCTCCCCGTCATCTGTCTACTGCATGCCGCTGCTACGAACGGCGGCATCGTACCGCAGGTCAGTCCTCGCGTCCTGCCGTGGTGGCGTGCGGCTCGCCGGTGACGTCGGTGAGGGTGTCCTTGTCGACCGACAGGTGGACGACGACATCGTCGGCGTGCTCGACGAGGGCGATCGAGATGTAGCGCTCGTGGTGGCGGAAGAAGCCCTGTTCGACGCGGAAGCCCTGGACGCGACCCTGGCCATCGCTGGCGATCTCGGTGATGCGCCCGACCTCGTCCTCGTTCTTATCGACGACCATCGTTCCTTCCGAGAGCATGATCGCGTTCGGCATGCGCTCGCGGACCTCGTCGTCGACCATCAGGTCCTCGGTAACGAACGGCGTCGACGGCCACATGTAGCCACCGGCACCGTAATAGCCGGCCGGCGGCACGATGTAATCCGAATCCAGGTACTCCATCATCTGGTCGGCTTCGGCCTCGGTCAGTCGGACATGCACCTTGCCTTCTTCGACATTAATGACCTGCTCGATCGGTACGATCTTGTCGGTCGGGAAGAACCAGCCCTTGCGGACGATGATTGCGCGCTCGCGGCGGGTGGCCGGGTCCATGACGATGCTGTCGACAATGCCGAGCTTCTCGCCGTCTGAGCCGATGATGTCTGCTCCGAGCTCAATGGTCATCTATCTGCCTCCTCAGTCGTC
It contains:
- a CDS encoding PRC-barrel domain-containing protein, producing MTIELGADIIGSDGEKLGIVDSIVMDPATRRERAIIVRKGWFFPTDKIVPIEQVINVEEGKVHVRLTEAEADQMMEYLDSDYIVPPAGYYGAGGYMWPSTPFVTEDLMVDDEVRERMPNAIMLSEGTMVVDKNEDEVGRITEIASDGQGRVQGFRVEQGFFRHHERYISIALVEHADDVVVHLSVDKDTLTDVTGEPHATTAGRED